The following proteins are encoded in a genomic region of Moorena sp. SIOASIH:
- a CDS encoding glucose-1-phosphate adenylyltransferase, translating into MKKVLGIILGGGAGSRLYPLTKPRAKPAVSLAGKYRLIDIPVSNCINSEIYKIYVLTQFNSASLNRHITRAYNFSGFTEGFVEILPAQKTAENPSWFQGTADAVRQYLWLFNGWDVDEYLILSGDHLYRMDYRLFVQRHRDTRADITLSVVPIDEKRASSFGLMQIDDRGKVIDFREKPTGELLKQMQVDTTVLGLTPEQAKNSPYIASMGIYVFSKAVMKELLEANSEHTDFGNEVIPASMQKYNIQAYLFNDYWQDIGTIEAFYNANLSLTRQPKPSFSFYQEDAPIYTRARYLPPSKLLDCRVTESIIGEGCILKDCRINNSVLGLRSRVEAGTVIEDSLIMGADYYQSLTERLSAQEQGQVTLGIGKDTVIRRAIIDKNACIGNNVKIFNKDRVEEANCESEGFYIRNGIVVVLKNAVIPHGAVI; encoded by the coding sequence GTGAAGAAAGTTTTAGGAATCATTCTCGGCGGTGGCGCAGGAAGCCGGTTATATCCATTAACCAAGCCCCGGGCTAAACCAGCGGTGTCATTGGCAGGCAAATACCGCTTGATCGATATTCCTGTCAGTAACTGCATTAATTCTGAGATTTACAAAATCTATGTCCTAACCCAATTTAACTCAGCATCTCTCAATCGCCACATTACCCGTGCCTATAATTTCTCTGGCTTCACAGAAGGGTTTGTTGAAATTCTACCAGCCCAAAAAACTGCGGAAAACCCAAGCTGGTTTCAGGGCACAGCAGACGCGGTTCGTCAGTATCTCTGGCTATTTAATGGCTGGGATGTTGATGAATACCTAATTCTATCAGGAGACCACCTCTACCGGATGGACTATCGCTTATTTGTCCAACGTCACCGGGACACTAGAGCGGATATTACTCTTTCGGTTGTGCCTATTGATGAGAAACGAGCATCTAGCTTTGGCTTGATGCAAATTGATGATCGGGGCAAGGTGATTGACTTTCGGGAGAAACCCACAGGGGAATTGCTCAAACAAATGCAAGTGGATACTACTGTGCTTGGACTTACACCAGAACAAGCCAAAAATAGTCCTTATATTGCTTCTATGGGGATTTATGTCTTTAGTAAAGCAGTGATGAAAGAACTGCTCGAAGCTAATTCTGAGCACACAGACTTTGGTAACGAAGTTATCCCAGCCTCGATGCAAAAGTATAATATTCAAGCTTATTTATTTAATGATTATTGGCAAGATATCGGCACTATTGAGGCATTCTACAATGCTAATTTATCCCTGACTCGTCAACCTAAGCCATCCTTTAGCTTTTATCAGGAAGATGCTCCGATTTACACCAGGGCCCGTTATCTACCGCCCTCAAAGCTTTTAGACTGTCGGGTAACAGAGTCAATTATTGGGGAAGGGTGTATTCTCAAAGACTGCCGCATTAATAACTCGGTATTGGGATTGCGATCGCGAGTGGAAGCTGGAACAGTGATCGAGGACTCTTTAATTATGGGGGCTGACTACTATCAATCTTTAACAGAACGTCTCTCAGCCCAAGAACAAGGCCAAGTGACTTTAGGAATTGGTAAGGATACTGTTATTCGTCGTGCAATTATCGACAAAAATGCTTGTATCGGTAACAATGTCAAAATCTTCAACAAGGATCGTGTAGAAGAGGCCAACTGCGAAAGTGAGGGATTTTATATTCGTAATGGCATTGTTGTAGTGCTCAAAAATGCAGTAATTCCCCATGGAGCAGTGATTTAG
- a CDS encoding MOP flippase family protein produces MSLKQQAVSGVKWSTVSQVGRQVMQFVTAAILARLLSPSDFGLVGMATIVIGFIGLFKDLGTSAAVIHRKNVSDSLLSSIFWVNVIFGILSTVILFLLSPLVASFYQEPRLTSILKVLSLTFCISGISILQKAILERNLAFNALAKIEISAILSGSVVGIGAALLGFGVWSLVYQTLTLVTVTTALLLIFTPWKPEMILRLSELKEVSTYSLNLTGFSIFNYLARNVDYLLVGRFLGSQALGYYTLAYRLMLYPLQNISHVIARVMFPVFSKIQDDNAKFRNAYLKVISSIAMVSFPIMGGIWVLAEPFILALFGSQWQPVILILMILAPVGMIQSLETTIGTIYQAKGRTDWLLRWEFGYGITITITFLIGLQWGIVGVAVAYAILSFIVTYPSFAIPFRLIHLRMLDFGTVLWGPLVASLLMLLVLVGLKFLLPTGLASGWVLGILIPIGGIYYLLASWCINREQIQQLLAMLGLNK; encoded by the coding sequence ATGTCTCTAAAACAACAAGCAGTATCTGGCGTCAAATGGTCTACAGTGTCCCAAGTTGGGCGGCAGGTGATGCAATTTGTTACTGCCGCTATTCTTGCCCGCCTACTCTCCCCCTCCGACTTTGGCTTAGTGGGTATGGCGACGATTGTGATCGGATTTATAGGGCTGTTTAAGGATTTAGGCACCTCAGCAGCAGTAATCCACCGGAAAAATGTTTCTGATTCACTTCTGTCTAGTATCTTTTGGGTCAATGTAATCTTTGGTATCCTATCAACGGTTATCCTTTTCCTTCTTTCCCCACTGGTTGCTAGTTTTTACCAGGAACCGAGATTAACTTCAATCCTTAAAGTCCTCTCATTAACCTTTTGTATTTCTGGTATCAGCATCTTACAGAAAGCCATTTTAGAACGAAATTTAGCCTTCAATGCCTTAGCCAAAATAGAGATTAGTGCTATCCTATCTGGTTCTGTCGTTGGCATTGGAGCAGCGCTGCTAGGATTTGGAGTATGGAGCTTAGTTTATCAAACCCTAACATTAGTAACAGTGACAACTGCGTTACTTTTGATTTTCACCCCCTGGAAACCAGAAATGATTTTGCGTTTGAGTGAGTTGAAAGAGGTTAGCACTTACAGCTTGAATTTAACCGGATTTAGTATCTTTAACTATTTGGCTAGAAATGTGGATTATCTACTAGTTGGACGATTTTTAGGCAGCCAAGCATTGGGATACTACACTTTGGCATATCGCCTGATGCTTTACCCTTTGCAGAATATCTCTCATGTGATTGCTCGGGTGATGTTTCCTGTATTTTCCAAAATACAAGATGATAATGCAAAATTTAGAAATGCTTATCTGAAAGTCATCAGTTCAATTGCCATGGTTAGCTTTCCAATAATGGGTGGTATTTGGGTACTGGCTGAGCCATTTATTCTGGCATTATTCGGTTCACAATGGCAACCTGTCATTTTGATCCTGATGATTCTGGCTCCTGTAGGAATGATACAATCTCTGGAAACAACGATAGGGACAATCTATCAGGCAAAGGGTCGTACAGACTGGTTGTTGCGATGGGAATTTGGTTATGGAATAACAATAACAATCACTTTTTTGATTGGCTTACAATGGGGGATTGTTGGGGTTGCTGTTGCCTACGCAATCTTATCTTTTATCGTGACTTATCCAAGTTTTGCTATTCCTTTTCGTCTGATCCATTTACGGATGCTTGACTTTGGCACAGTACTTTGGGGACCCCTTGTTGCTAGCCTCCTAATGCTACTTGTGCTTGTAGGGCTGAAGTTTTTGTTACCCACGGGTCTAGCTAGTGGCTGGGTGTTAGGCATACTGATACCTATAGGAGGTATTTATTACCTGTTGGCAAGCTGGTGTATCAATCGAGAACAGATACAGCAATTATTAGCCATGTTAGGGTTAAATAAATGA
- a CDS encoding DegT/DnrJ/EryC1/StrS family aminotransferase — translation MKNSLPIRPKERFLVFGSPAIEDAEIQEVVASMKTGWLGTGPKVAQFENDFRTYKGAKYAVAVNSCTAGLHLSILAAGLQPGDEVITTAVTFCATVNAIIHAGATPVLADIDPVTMNIDPVQVEAKITPKTKAIIPVHFAGRACDMDALCEIAKRHNLKLIEDCAHAIETEYKGRKAGTFGNFGCFSFYVTKNIITGEGGMVLTDREEDAAQIKMLGLHGMSKDAWKRFGDEGYKHYKVVECGFKYNMMDLQGAIGIHQLQRIEPYWQRRQEIWQRYNEAFANLPIGLPADPEPETRHAYHLYTILVDQAKAGISRDEFLDGMTAENIGVGVHYLSIPEHPYYQQTFGWQPKDYPKAMAIGRQTVSLPLSAKLTDKDVKDVILTVKKVIG, via the coding sequence ATGAAAAATTCTCTTCCTATTCGACCCAAAGAACGCTTCTTAGTATTTGGCTCTCCTGCTATCGAAGATGCAGAAATTCAGGAAGTTGTTGCCAGTATGAAAACAGGTTGGTTGGGTACTGGTCCCAAAGTAGCACAGTTTGAAAACGACTTCAGAACCTACAAGGGAGCTAAATATGCAGTCGCGGTCAACTCATGCACAGCAGGATTGCACCTGAGCATTTTGGCTGCTGGGTTACAACCAGGGGATGAGGTGATTACCACCGCTGTTACCTTCTGTGCCACTGTTAATGCCATTATCCATGCCGGGGCGACACCAGTATTGGCTGATATTGACCCAGTCACCATGAATATTGACCCTGTGCAGGTGGAAGCCAAGATTACACCGAAGACTAAGGCAATTATTCCTGTCCATTTTGCCGGTCGTGCCTGTGACATGGATGCTCTGTGTGAGATTGCTAAGCGCCACAACCTGAAACTAATTGAAGATTGTGCCCATGCTATTGAGACGGAGTACAAAGGACGCAAGGCAGGAACTTTTGGGAATTTTGGCTGCTTCAGTTTCTATGTCACCAAGAACATTATCACTGGTGAGGGAGGGATGGTTCTGACTGATCGTGAAGAAGACGCAGCCCAGATTAAGATGCTGGGGCTACATGGCATGAGTAAAGATGCCTGGAAGCGCTTTGGTGACGAAGGCTACAAGCATTACAAAGTGGTGGAGTGTGGCTTTAAGTACAACATGATGGATTTACAAGGGGCGATTGGCATTCATCAGTTGCAGCGAATTGAGCCATATTGGCAGCGACGCCAGGAAATTTGGCAACGCTACAATGAGGCGTTTGCTAATCTACCAATTGGCTTGCCAGCAGATCCAGAACCTGAAACTCGCCATGCTTATCACCTGTACACAATCTTGGTAGATCAGGCGAAAGCGGGCATCAGCCGGGATGAGTTTCTTGATGGTATGACGGCTGAAAATATTGGGGTTGGGGTGCATTATCTAAGTATTCCTGAACATCCTTACTATCAACAAACCTTTGGTTGGCAGCCAAAAGATTATCCAAAAGCTATGGCTATTGGAAGGCAGACGGTGAGCTTGCCCTTGTCAGCCAAGTTGACGGATAAGGATGTTAAGGATGTGATTTTGACTGTTAAAAAAGTAATAGGATAA
- a CDS encoding DnaJ C-terminal domain-containing protein — translation MAATDFKDYYSILGVSKTASADEIKKSFRRLARKYHPDLNPGDKQAEARFKEVNEAYEVLSDSDKRKKYDQFGQYWKQAGQGWSGGSGVGVDVGGFDFSQYGSFDEFINELLGRFSTGAPGGGSRSSHSYSYRTSTSNSNGFNDFGGFSGYSSTSGFNNTTGASADREATISLSWSEAFNGVQKRFSLGSETITVRIPPGAKPGSRIRVRGKGQVNPLNGQKGDLYLKVELKSHSFFEFDGENLVCEVPITPDEAVLGGSIEVPTPDGSVSMNIPAGIRSGQSLRLRGKGWSLPKGGRSDQLVRITIVTPKNLTNQEQEYYEKIRESRRFNPRSHLSQVRL, via the coding sequence ATGGCTGCGACCGACTTCAAAGACTATTACTCCATCCTAGGAGTCAGCAAAACTGCTAGTGCTGATGAGATTAAAAAGTCCTTTCGCCGTTTGGCCCGGAAGTACCACCCAGACCTGAATCCTGGGGACAAACAAGCCGAGGCTCGCTTTAAGGAAGTCAATGAAGCCTACGAAGTGTTATCTGACTCGGACAAACGGAAGAAATACGATCAATTTGGTCAGTACTGGAAGCAAGCGGGACAAGGATGGTCTGGTGGTAGTGGAGTCGGTGTTGATGTTGGTGGCTTTGATTTTAGCCAGTACGGCAGCTTTGACGAGTTCATTAATGAATTGTTAGGTCGCTTTAGCACTGGTGCGCCCGGTGGTGGAAGCAGAAGTAGTCATAGCTACTCCTACCGTACAAGTACTTCTAACTCTAATGGGTTTAATGATTTTGGTGGTTTTAGTGGCTATAGCAGCACCTCAGGCTTTAACAACACTACGGGAGCAAGTGCTGACCGGGAAGCAACCATTAGCCTCAGTTGGTCTGAAGCCTTTAATGGTGTCCAAAAACGTTTCAGCCTAGGTAGTGAAACTATAACTGTTAGGATTCCCCCTGGTGCCAAACCCGGTAGTCGTATTCGGGTGCGAGGCAAGGGTCAGGTCAACCCCCTGAATGGGCAAAAGGGAGATTTGTATTTGAAAGTAGAACTCAAATCTCACTCTTTCTTTGAGTTCGATGGTGAGAATCTGGTTTGCGAAGTGCCAATCACACCAGATGAAGCGGTTTTGGGTGGGTCAATTGAGGTTCCAACTCCAGATGGCTCTGTGAGTATGAATATTCCTGCTGGTATTCGTTCTGGTCAATCTCTGCGGCTGCGGGGTAAAGGCTGGTCTTTACCTAAGGGTGGACGTAGTGATCAGTTAGTGCGAATTACGATAGTAACTCCGAAAAACCTCACCAATCAGGAGCAGGAGTACTATGAAAAAATCCGTGAAAGTCGTCGCTTCAATCCCCGCAGTCACTTGTCCCAAGTTCGACTATGA
- a CDS encoding NAD-dependent epimerase/dehydratase family protein produces the protein MHFIVTGGAGFIGSHLTEQLLSEGHQITVVDNLATGSLQNLPKHPNLKFLQKDISTCKPEDFTTKFTSKIDGIAHLAATPSVTASWLQPLESHHNNLSATIAVIELCKTLNIPKLVFASSAAVYGNPTQVPISENQQTSPISPYGLQKLVSEQYASLVAKQIDFSFVGLRFFNVFGPRQVPNSPYSGVISIFVNAMQHNLPITIYGDGTQTRDFIYVKDVARAFAKALTTPLESGSCLICNLGTGKSTSLLQLVDSLKTCFPQWKSETKFAPARPGDIQHSQADISRVSSCLDFTPQWSVESGLQRLIESLKLSSLKLSPVNHYQLSPIEIVNRS, from the coding sequence ATGCATTTCATTGTCACTGGCGGAGCTGGTTTTATTGGCTCTCATCTTACCGAACAACTTCTATCAGAAGGTCATCAGATCACAGTAGTTGATAACCTTGCCACCGGTAGCTTACAAAACCTACCTAAGCATCCTAATCTCAAATTCCTGCAAAAAGACATATCCACCTGTAAACCAGAGGATTTTACAACTAAATTTACAAGTAAAATTGATGGCATTGCCCATTTAGCAGCCACCCCCTCGGTTACAGCATCTTGGCTGCAACCTCTAGAGTCTCATCACAATAATCTTTCGGCAACGATTGCTGTTATTGAACTTTGCAAAACCTTAAACATTCCTAAACTAGTCTTTGCCAGCTCAGCCGCTGTATATGGCAATCCAACCCAAGTACCTATTTCAGAAAATCAACAGACTTCTCCTATTTCTCCCTATGGCTTACAAAAACTGGTGAGCGAGCAATATGCCAGTTTAGTTGCCAAACAAATAGATTTTTCATTTGTGGGATTACGGTTTTTTAATGTATTTGGTCCTCGACAAGTACCTAACTCCCCATACTCCGGTGTAATTTCTATCTTTGTTAATGCCATGCAGCACAATTTACCCATCACTATTTACGGAGATGGGACTCAAACACGAGACTTTATCTATGTTAAGGATGTTGCCAGGGCTTTTGCCAAAGCTTTAACAACACCCCTAGAATCCGGCTCATGCTTAATTTGTAACTTAGGCACCGGAAAATCTACTTCTTTACTTCAGCTCGTTGATAGTCTAAAAACGTGCTTTCCTCAGTGGAAATCAGAAACTAAATTTGCCCCTGCCCGTCCAGGAGATATTCAACATTCCCAAGCTGATATTTCAAGGGTATCTTCCTGTTTAGATTTTACACCTCAGTGGTCAGTAGAGTCAGGTTTACAGCGTTTAATCGAATCATTAAAATTAAGTTCATTAAAATTAAGTCCGGTTAATCACTATCAGCTGTCACCCATTGAAATTGTGAATCGGTCCTGA
- a CDS encoding glycosyltransferase: protein MKNKQLVKTRVKVIHSHPTWLTQTQTWMYNQVYYLPDEIENHIVCGRQENLDQFWLPNIHALSDKSKWPYFWDEVLFLDKVLRERQFRRHQGLLVDVAKRENVSILHSHFGHIGWVDLDAAKKAGLKQVVTFYGRDVNYLPKKKPRWLRRYQELFAKVDRILCEGPHMAQCIVNLGCPADKVKVQHLGISIEEIAFKPRVWNTGEPLRVLIASSFREKKGIPYALEALGQLQHQVSLEVTIIGDANREKSSQDEKKKILATIEKHNLHSKVNLLGYQPYKVLFEEAYKHHIFLSPSVTASDGDTEGGAPVSLIEMAATGMPIISTKHCDIPEVIIDGVTGLLAEERDVEGLVSHLQQLVAHPEQWYDLVQAGRKHIEAEYDAQIQGSRLAAIYIGLNAMG, encoded by the coding sequence ATGAAAAATAAACAGTTGGTAAAAACAAGAGTAAAAGTTATCCATAGCCACCCTACATGGCTAACACAGACGCAAACCTGGATGTATAACCAGGTGTACTACCTGCCTGATGAAATAGAAAATCATATAGTTTGTGGACGCCAAGAAAATCTGGATCAGTTCTGGCTACCAAATATCCACGCTCTAAGTGATAAATCCAAATGGCCCTACTTCTGGGATGAGGTATTATTCTTAGATAAAGTTTTACGCGAACGGCAGTTTCGTCGTCATCAGGGACTTTTGGTAGACGTTGCTAAACGGGAGAATGTAAGCATTTTGCACTCTCACTTTGGACATATCGGCTGGGTAGACCTAGACGCAGCTAAAAAGGCAGGACTCAAGCAAGTAGTGACCTTTTATGGTCGGGATGTAAACTATCTTCCCAAGAAAAAACCACGCTGGCTTAGAAGGTATCAGGAACTGTTTGCCAAGGTGGATAGGATTCTCTGTGAGGGCCCCCATATGGCACAGTGTATTGTCAATCTGGGATGCCCAGCCGATAAAGTTAAAGTTCAGCATCTGGGTATTAGTATAGAGGAAATTGCCTTTAAGCCCAGGGTTTGGAATACTGGTGAGCCTCTGCGTGTACTTATTGCATCATCATTCAGAGAAAAGAAGGGTATCCCTTACGCTCTGGAAGCTCTAGGACAACTTCAGCATCAGGTTTCTTTAGAAGTTACTATTATTGGTGATGCTAATCGTGAAAAAAGTAGTCAGGATGAGAAGAAAAAAATTCTAGCAACTATCGAGAAACACAATCTCCATTCAAAAGTTAACTTGCTTGGCTATCAACCGTATAAAGTCTTATTTGAAGAGGCTTATAAACACCATATATTTCTATCCCCCAGCGTCACAGCGAGTGACGGTGATACTGAAGGAGGCGCACCGGTATCTCTAATTGAAATGGCTGCTACAGGTATGCCGATTATTAGTACCAAGCACTGTGACATTCCTGAAGTAATTATTGATGGTGTTACAGGTTTACTCGCAGAGGAACGAGATGTAGAAGGGCTAGTGAGCCATTTGCAACAGCTAGTCGCTCATCCTGAGCAATGGTATGACTTGGTTCAGGCAGGGCGTAAGCATATAGAAGCAGAATATGATGCCCAGATTCAAGGCTCAAGATTGGCAGCAATTTATATAGGATTAAATGCAATGGGTTAG
- a CDS encoding glycosyltransferase, protein MTQKLLGSDVKPQMITKTERSYKVAIVHPSAGVNWSGGTENFAIELTHHLSSYFEVELLAGAPCSPFYYPAGGIPRTKARHLLRNPLVNSVFRSFSTHPDMVIEHLSSFLPCAMRLLRKPADLIFPCNDYGGLAMAAFVRGVMGTPILFKAHTGLTGGGQSLARSLRFRPNHLVVFSETMADFVDKQRPNQPVTIIPNGVDMDRFKPEGNHIDLGLNKPIVLCVASLNRNDHKRVELAIRAIAKLPYGSLLICGDGPDRAYFQALGEELLGANRFAIQSFPFNQMPEVYRCADAFTLPSLDEPFGQAYIQSMACGLPVVATDDEMRRYLIADSGILCDVTNLDAYAEAIANVLNRDWKVQTRQNAMRFSWDSIALSYRDLIMQMIKV, encoded by the coding sequence ATGACTCAAAAACTTTTGGGTTCTGATGTCAAACCTCAGATGATAACGAAAACTGAACGCTCTTACAAAGTTGCCATAGTGCATCCCAGTGCGGGAGTGAATTGGAGTGGTGGAACCGAAAATTTTGCCATTGAGCTTACTCATCACCTTAGTTCTTATTTTGAGGTGGAATTGTTAGCAGGAGCTCCCTGTAGTCCTTTTTACTATCCTGCTGGTGGCATCCCTCGTACAAAAGCTCGTCACCTCCTACGTAATCCTTTAGTTAACTCAGTGTTCAGGAGCTTCTCTACTCACCCTGATATGGTGATTGAACACTTGAGTAGTTTTCTTCCCTGTGCGATGCGACTGTTAAGGAAGCCAGCCGACTTAATCTTTCCTTGCAATGACTATGGCGGTTTGGCCATGGCAGCTTTTGTACGAGGAGTGATGGGCACACCCATTCTGTTTAAGGCACACACTGGTTTGACTGGCGGTGGACAATCACTGGCGCGAAGCCTGCGATTTCGTCCCAATCATCTGGTGGTTTTCTCTGAGACAATGGCTGACTTTGTTGATAAACAGCGTCCTAATCAGCCTGTCACAATTATTCCCAACGGCGTAGATATGGATCGATTCAAGCCAGAGGGAAATCATATTGACCTAGGTTTGAACAAGCCAATTGTCTTGTGTGTTGCTTCTTTAAACCGTAATGATCACAAACGGGTGGAACTGGCAATTCGAGCGATCGCAAAGCTTCCCTATGGGAGTCTTCTCATTTGTGGCGATGGACCTGACCGTGCGTATTTTCAAGCATTAGGTGAGGAATTGCTGGGAGCTAATCGCTTTGCCATACAGAGTTTCCCATTCAATCAAATGCCTGAGGTTTATCGGTGCGCAGATGCATTTACCCTCCCTTCCCTTGATGAACCATTCGGACAAGCCTACATACAGTCAATGGCCTGCGGTTTACCAGTAGTTGCTACTGATGATGAGATGCGGCGTTACCTTATAGCTGATAGCGGAATTTTATGTGATGTAACAAATTTAGATGCTTATGCTGAAGCGATCGCAAATGTCTTAAACAGAGATTGGAAAGTGCAAACTAGACAAAACGCCATGCGTTTTAGCTGGGATAGTATTGCCCTAAGCTATCGCGATTTAATTATGCAGATGATTAAGGTTTAA
- a CDS encoding class I SAM-dependent methyltransferase, with translation MNNLLIKYAKRLLITSDGKNLPAMEYWKKRANKYGKRSVLNIGHSNAEFEAVTEKQKREILPYLRQSLKGDEKLILDFGCGPGRFTIDLASTIGGKAIGVDPIEALLEIAPKDKTVEYKLMEEGQIPLPDNSVDVVWVCLVLGGIKSPVLERTTEEIIRVLKDDGLLFLVENTSNKPDTQQWFFRSKINYNKMFKSVLLVHLHDYFDLGECISIMAGRKSN, from the coding sequence ATGAATAACTTGTTGATTAAATATGCCAAACGACTATTGATTACCTCAGATGGTAAAAACCTTCCGGCTATGGAATATTGGAAAAAGCGAGCGAATAAATATGGAAAACGATCGGTTTTAAATATTGGTCATTCTAATGCTGAATTTGAGGCTGTTACTGAGAAACAAAAGCGAGAAATTTTACCCTACTTACGGCAATCTTTAAAAGGAGATGAAAAGTTAATTCTTGATTTTGGTTGTGGTCCGGGGAGATTCACGATTGATTTAGCCTCTACAATAGGCGGAAAAGCTATAGGTGTTGACCCAATAGAGGCGTTATTAGAAATTGCACCCAAGGATAAAACTGTAGAGTATAAGCTCATGGAAGAAGGTCAAATACCTCTACCAGATAATTCTGTAGATGTTGTCTGGGTGTGCTTAGTTTTGGGAGGAATCAAATCCCCAGTTTTGGAGAGGACAACGGAGGAAATTATTCGAGTATTAAAAGATGATGGTCTATTATTTTTAGTAGAAAATACTTCTAATAAACCAGATACACAACAATGGTTTTTTAGAAGTAAAATTAATTACAATAAAATGTTTAAATCTGTTTTATTAGTCCATCTTCATGATTATTTTGACCTTGGGGAATGTATTTCAATTATGGCTGGTAGGAAATCAAATTGA
- a CDS encoding redoxin domain-containing protein, with translation MLRDLNFSGLINQRFFHNFVPVPATNALQLGARTPDFELPDITNNRQTKLSDYQGKQPVILAFTRIFTEKHYCPLCFPHIKNINENYQRFTEKGVEVLMITSTDIRQSQQVVNDLSLQMPLLSDPNCRTFRAYNLGQALGAPLPGQFLLDQLGKLRFQHLFSFLNSNAEVETLLNAIDTLL, from the coding sequence ATGCTCAGAGACCTGAACTTTAGTGGCTTAATCAACCAGCGCTTCTTCCACAATTTTGTGCCTGTACCAGCAACTAACGCGCTACAACTCGGAGCAAGGACACCTGATTTTGAGCTACCAGATATTACCAATAACCGTCAGACCAAATTATCCGATTATCAGGGCAAACAACCAGTCATCTTGGCATTCACCCGAATTTTCACAGAAAAGCATTACTGTCCCCTGTGCTTCCCTCACATCAAAAACATCAATGAGAACTACCAACGTTTCACTGAGAAAGGGGTTGAGGTGTTAATGATTACAAGTACAGATATCAGGCAAAGTCAACAAGTAGTTAACGATCTCAGTTTACAAATGCCACTTCTGAGCGACCCCAACTGTAGAACCTTTCGCGCCTATAACCTTGGTCAAGCACTTGGTGCTCCCCTACCAGGCCAATTTCTTTTAGATCAGCTAGGAAAACTCCGCTTTCAACATCTATTTTCTTTCCTAAATTCAAATGCCGAAGTAGAGACACTGCTAAATGCCATCGACACCCTCTTATGA